GACCCGCCTCGGCCAAGTCGTCGACGCGCACCTTCGATCGGAAAGCGCGACGCGAGCCGTCAAACGGGGAGACGGTGAGGCGATGTCGTACCTCGTCGGGATCACTGAACAGGATCTCGACGCGAGCGCACTTACCCTCCCGGCCCGCATCCTCGACGAACTCGATCGCGACGGTGCGCTGACCACAGTCCTCGCAGCGGGAGATCCGAACACGGGCAAGACAAACAGCGCGTGGCTTCTGGTCGAACTCGGCCGCACGCTCTGGGACGATCTCCTGATCCTGAGCAATGCCCGCGCGAGTATCGTCGACGAACGAGTAACGACCTGCCACGATCTCGCCGAGCGCCTGCTCGAACACCGCGACCGGCCGAAAGCGGTCGTGATCGACGAGGGCTCGACCCACTTCGACGCGCGGACGAACTCCCACGATGTCGCAACCCAGTGGTCTCCACTCCTCAAGCGGATGAGCAAACTCGGCGTCGAGCTGGTGATCGTGATCGGTCACACGGGGAAAGACGTCGATCCGGAGATGAAGCGCCTCACGTCGCTGGCGTTCTACAAGACCGAGCCGAAGACCATCGAGTTCTATCGGAGCTGGCCTGCTGACTCGGATCGGCCGACAGAACAGCTGTTCGGTGGGCCGGTCGAATCACTCGAAGCGACCTCGGTAGAATACGACCCCGATGAGCCCGCGCCGTGGAGCTGGAACCTCCGCTCGAACCTCTTCGACCTCGACCTTTCCTGGTCGGAACTCTTAGTGGAACTCCGCGATCGCGGCCCCGACGACTAGGAACACTCCCACCGTCGGGGCGGTCCCACGAGACTGCGGTCGCGGTCTCCTGTGACCGGAGCGAGACGCAACGGACCCAGCGGTAGCCCGGAACGGCGCGAAGCGCCGCACGCCCGGAACGTGGCCGTACCGTCGAGTGGAGGGATTTCGGTGATCAGTATGATAGCTTTTGGTAGAAAGAAATAACACCGAGCGACACAGATTTACTCGCAACCTCAATTCCAAACCGATGTCAGATTCCAAATTCCGGTTCGAGCCTTCTCGCTTTACACTCTGTGCATTCTTACGTTTGGATGAGCCATCCGAGGAAGAGCTATTGGAAATTCTCGAATTTATACAAAGTATTTCTGAGCCTTCGCGCTTTTCTAACCAGATAGTAGATATTAATGAGGAAAGTGTCGAAGAATCAGTTATACTCTATGCTGAGAATATACCTCGTGGTCCAGTTTCGTTGGAGGACGTGTCAAATAGTATCTTTATTGAGGTAGACGAAGATACTGACGTACATATCCACATTGAGGGTGACGCTGATTCAACCGCTCAATGCCAAAGGTTTATCAATTCAATTATAGATGAATACGGCGAGCTCACACTTTCACAGCTCAATTTTATGCTGGAATCTGATATAAATATTGATAAACTGAATATACCAGTTGATAGGGATTCAAAATTCAAAATAGATGGAGTTCAGCTCACATACGACTCAGAAAATTACGTCATATCAAGACGTGATGAAGGAGATAAAACCAAAATTAGTCATTCTATAGTAGACGATGAGATCGTAACTCCTGACCGAACGGAGTTCATTGCCGAGAAAAGGGAAAAGGTTCAAGAATTCAGTAACAAGTTAGTAGACCAATGAGTACTACGACGCGCTGGCATCATACCCAACGAACTGCGAGTGCTGAACCGCATCAGAGCCGCGTCCGGATAGCCCAAATTATTGAATCGGTACTTAACACCTCTATTGTTGAAGATTCCGAGTTTAGGGAAGGTTCGAAGACTATTGAATCAGATATCCACCAGATTCAAAAGGTCCTCTCTGAATTCGAGAATAAGCCTCACTCCTCTCCTGGGCACAAAAGCAGAGATATAGATTCAGATCCGGAAGAAATTATAGACAATATCCGCCAGACGAATTTGAGACTGGAACAAGGAGACATTGAGCGTGCGGACCCAAGTGAAGTTCCGGATGATCCCCATTCAACTCGTCACCGTAGATCAATAACTCCCAATTCCCGTGATTGATGCTAAGTCCTGGATCCGGTCCCTATTTATTTGATGTAGGCCCGATAGCTTTAGCCCACGCTGGAACTCCTGTTAGTGAAACGGCGTTAGAATACATACGGCCAGCTATACAAGGCGAAGTGACTGCGATTGTTCCATATCCTGCTGTAGTAGGAGCTCATCATGTTCTCCGAGGTACATACTATCTAAAAAACAGAACAGCATCAGAACTAATGCAGAACTTTATAGAATCCACTAATATCTATTGGTATAATGAATTCTCATATGATATATTGAATAATTCGTTTGAATATTCAACAATATATAATATCGAAGGATGGGATGGATACTTTGCCCAAGTAGCAGAAGAGTCCGGGGCTAGCGCTATTGTAACTGTTGACGAGAGATTCGAGAATTTAGATCATATACGTGCGGAATTGATTCTTTCTGAAAAAGAAAAAGAAGTATTAAATGAATTTTTAGAAGACATCGAAGAAGCAGATGATCTTGGATCAAGATTTGAATAATTATTTTATTTACCTTTTCTGGAGTTGAACCGTTTCCCCCCCATCCCACCAACTTGGATCATAAGGTAACGGTGGGGTGTGCGCGTCCCTCCTCGTGGGGGACGCGCACATTATCTTATCGACCAACGGGGAAGAGTCCCAGCGTCCAGATCACCTCGAAGGTACGCCAGCCCCCACGAGGTGATCTCATACATATCATCGTAGACTGGCGCAATCAACTCTCGATCTACCAGCTGATCACAGCGTTGTTGGATATACTGCTCGTCGATCTCGATGTTCTCTAAATGGGTCTCTCGGGCGATCGTCTTCGGTGTCGCCCACGAATTCTCTGCCAAGTGTTCAAGGATCCGCTCGTCGGTGGGGTACATCCAGGGCCCGTTACGTCGAACAGTCATTATCTTGCCTGATCACTTCCTTGTTCAGGGCTTTCTCCACTCGTTTCAACAGAAACATCACTCGATTCTGATGCGTTGTATTCACCTTTGAGATATGCTCTTCCTTCCTCCGTGATCCGATAGACTGCGGTTGAGACCTCTTGCAGAAGACCGTTCTCAGCCAATTTCTGGCAGCGCTGACCCACATAAGCGCGGCTATATGGGATCCTGCTGTCATCGGCGATTTCGGACGGTCGCATAAACCCCCCTTCGTCCTCCTCAAGAAGTTCGAGAATGCGTTCATCGAGGAGAACCATCCATTTGCCCGATTTTCGCATATATTCGATCGTTACGAGAGGATGTTATAACCTGAGTATCGTAGCTATCTATATGACCCGAAACTATAACACCGGTTAGTATAGATAGTATCAGTGCGGAGCCACCGAGTAGGATACTGATGACTCTGGTCGGTTGATGAAGAACGGGACCGTGCTAGAACACGGCCCCAAGTGGCTTCGTTCCCTGTGATGAGCAAAGCCATCTTCGCGGGCAAAGCCCGCACGAAAGACGAAACGCCGCATTTTGAAAACAGCATCGGGTCTGTCGCCAGTTCGATCGAGGTGGTTACTGGTGAGTGACGAACTCCGCGAGGTCGCTCCCAGCGTCGCGAAAGACATCTACCTTCAACAGCGCTGGGATGATCTGAGTGAGGCGACTCTCAAGTCTCATCGATATCGAATCGAAGCGTTCGTTGAATGGCTCGAAGAGCAAGGGATTTCGAATATGGCCGAGGTTGACGGCCTTACGATACACAATTATCGAGTCCATCGACGCGAAGAGGATGGACTCAAGAAGGTCTCGCTTCAGGGCCAGATCTCGACCGTCCGCCAGTTCCTTCGGGTGCTCGCTTCAGTTAACGCGGTTGACTCTGACGTAGCTGAGAAGATCCTGCTTCCGACTGTCCGGAAAGGCGAAGACGTCAACGAGGATCGGCTCGAAACCGGACGAGCGCAGAAGGCTCTCGAATACCTCGAACAGTATCAGTACGCATCTCGTCCCCACGTCGAGATGTTACTGATCTGGCGTCTGTCGGCACGCCGGGGTGGTATTCGCTCTTTCGACCTTCGCGACTTCGATGATAGCGGCGATACGCCCGTGTTGGAGTTCCGGCACCGCCCAGAAACGGGGACACCGCTGAAAAACGGGAAGTGGTCCGAGCGGGACTGTGCCATCAAGAACGAATCCCTTGCTCAGACGCTTCGTGATTATATCAACGGCCCTCGGCAGAAGGTCCGTGATGATCACGATCGTACTCCGCTTCTGACCACAAAGTACGGCCGGGTATCTCTCGGTACGATCAAGCAGGATATGTACCGGGTCACGCGGCCGTGTATGTACGGGATAGAGTGTCCGCACGATCGCGACCCGAACATCTGCGAGGCGACGCAGCACGATAAGGCGAGCACTTGTCCCTCATCCCGGTCTCCGCATATGATCCGGACGGGTTCGCTGACAGCGCACCTCGACGCGGGAACTCCGAAGGCTGTTCTGAGTGACCGTGCCGACGCGACTGAGAAGACGCTCGATCGGCATTATGATCAGGCGTCGAAGCGCGAGCAGATGATTCGACGCGAGGAGTTCATCGCGGAGGATCTGTGATGATTGACGGTATTCCCGTAGCCGAATCCCCTCGCGGTCGAATGGTCTGGTATCCGTGTTGGCCCATCCCCAAACCTGGCGGTCTTCAGCCGCCAGGAATCTGGGGCCGCAACTCCCCAGCCACCTAATTCCGTTCGGTACCAAAATCCGAGAGAGGCTTCTTCGTTCGAACCGCTACAGGTCGGAGAAGCGGCCGTCGCGATCAGGGAATCAGCCCTGGCCGACGAGGAACACGACGACCAGCGAGAGGATGACCAGCGTCTCCGGGAGGACGGTCAGGATGAGTACCCGGACGAAAAGGTCCTCCTTCTCCGCCAGTGCGCCGACCGAGGCGGCACCGATACCGCGTTCGGCGTATCCGGCTCCGAAGGCGGCGAGCCCCACGGCGACGGCCGCACCGAAGTTCTCGATGTTTCCAGTGATCTCTCCACCAGTCTGAAGCGGGACGGGGGTACTTACCCCAGCGATCAGTGACCCAACCATTCCAGATACTGCTAAATTCGATGATACGATAACTCCACCGTAGAGTGAAACCGTCGTTTCACACAGAGATTTAAGCAGTCAGAAAATAAATACTCAAGATCGGCACTCATACCGATTCAGCGTTATTTGTAGCTGTTTTCGGCGAGGTTCAGAGATTTTATGTTCGACACATACCACAAGATTTAGTAATACTTCCTACGCAATTTTATGTTTGTATTTAATCAGTTACGAAAGAAAAGTCATTTTTGTGATATACGATTTCTCTACTGTCTGACTCGCTCAGATGATCGAATCGTCTACGACGAGTGCGTCTCGACTGCGACCTCGTCGACG
This is a stretch of genomic DNA from Halobellus sp. MBLA0158. It encodes these proteins:
- a CDS encoding type II toxin-antitoxin system VapC family toxin, yielding MLSPGSGPYLFDVGPIALAHAGTPVSETALEYIRPAIQGEVTAIVPYPAVVGAHHVLRGTYYLKNRTASELMQNFIESTNIYWYNEFSYDILNNSFEYSTIYNIEGWDGYFAQVAEESGASAIVTVDERFENLDHIRAELILSEKEKEVLNEFLEDIEEADDLGSRFE
- a CDS encoding MarR family transcriptional regulator, with product MYPTDERILEHLAENSWATPKTIARETHLENIEIDEQYIQQRCDQLVDRELIAPVYDDMYEITSWGLAYLRGDLDAGTLPRWSIR
- a CDS encoding site-specific integrase, whose product is MSDELREVAPSVAKDIYLQQRWDDLSEATLKSHRYRIEAFVEWLEEQGISNMAEVDGLTIHNYRVHRREEDGLKKVSLQGQISTVRQFLRVLASVNAVDSDVAEKILLPTVRKGEDVNEDRLETGRAQKALEYLEQYQYASRPHVEMLLIWRLSARRGGIRSFDLRDFDDSGDTPVLEFRHRPETGTPLKNGKWSERDCAIKNESLAQTLRDYINGPRQKVRDDHDRTPLLTTKYGRVSLGTIKQDMYRVTRPCMYGIECPHDRDPNICEATQHDKASTCPSSRSPHMIRTGSLTAHLDAGTPKAVLSDRADATEKTLDRHYDQASKREQMIRREEFIAEDL